One part of the Phragmites australis chromosome 3, lpPhrAust1.1, whole genome shotgun sequence genome encodes these proteins:
- the LOC133911107 gene encoding uncharacterized protein LOC133911107 produces the protein MLTMTIDDVDHLIGLPSKGEELFEAPKKNLPQRFSQYKSGTNISFISLTDYFNKNKTHDDNFIRRVVLYTIGVFICPTLQQHVASDYLNLVENVQDIRKLNWASLTRNHLISCIENFHKKTSPTNLKGNLALLQLWYWEKFCVHELDPTSFATGRDRPLIQYWTEERARIRGDITNIKGFGYGQIIHDIRKPIKPPKEPSTTEDPNTYQERCQNHQSDNDTQATNTNLYESLQEIKAFMKAVQMQFLRLDKKFDDRARENTQAIQSINKRFDAFMKGCQSESQREAAKSNNLQTSDALQNEEPGVKKNQPDGRKYKKIKTYTKDDVLQISESGPKKKQSAGINSTENKSETKQTRKRNEHTIHSTVSKRQRPRSGRESKPIRRKDDDFLYYGTKITKPTEPQKKILISKDYMCTEEDYPIFEYIKTSPQKKLLVDMNDALVNKTNMECLLYHHRYVNSDVVNAYVCCLRTTDHLGYREGGKVYIENAYITAMFKRDKNLDIKGEPIKHRQFIANLACCYQDHDMVFLPINIVNAHWYLAVINAPERQIHVLDSSGPGNRDDLTYVLQGLENYLTFQDDENISTQKWKDLRVTTWPLTEQIRIPMQKDVASCGLFMLKFMEHWTGTRLDHNFTQEEIKKFREQLPVLLVKSPLNVIDITKGNAPSSKSDAQEGDEDDGLSIDKPIPPTS, from the exons ATGCTAACAATGACCATCGACGACGTCGATCATCTAATTGGGCTGCCATCTAAAGGAGAGGAACTATTTGAagcaccaaaaaaaaatctacctcAACGTTTCAGCCAATACAAATCTGGGACcaatatttctttcatttcattGACAGATTACTTCAACAAAAACAAGACCCACGATGATAATTTCATCCGGAGAGTCGTGCTATACACTATTGGTGTTTTTATCTGCCCCACCCTGCAGCAGCATGTTGCTTCAGATTACCTCAACCTAGTGGAGAATGTACAAGACATTCGCAAACTCAACTGGGCTAGCCTTACTCGAAATCATTTGATATCATGCATAGAGAACTTCCACAAAAAGACCTCGCCAACCAATCTAAAGGGTAACCTAGCCCTGCTACAG CTGTGGTATTGGGAGAAGTTTTGTGTACATGAACTTGATCCAACCAGTTTTGCCACTGGACGCGATAGACCACTTATTCAGTACTGGACAGAAGAAAGGGCAAGAATACGAGGAGATATTACAAATATCAAAGGATTTGGATACGGACAG ATTATTCACGACATCAGGAAACCTATCAAACCCCCAAAAGAACCATCTACAACTGAAGATCCCAACACATATCAAGAAAGGTGTCAAAATCATCAATCAGACAATGACACGCAAGCAACTAACACCAACTTATATGAG TCACTACAAGAAATAAAGGCTTTCATGAAGGCAGTGCAAATGCAATTTCTGCGACTGGATAAAAAATTTGATGACAGGGCGAGGGAAAATACGCAAGCTATTCAATCAATAAACAAACGCTTTGATGCCTTCATGAAAGGATGCCAG AGTGAGAGTCAAAGAGAAGCAGCCAAGTCTAACAACCTGCAAACATCGGATGCGTTACAAAATGAGGAACCTGGTGTTAAGAAGAACCAACCAGACgggagaaaatataaaaaaataaagacataCACAAAG gatGATGTATTACAAATATCTGAATCTGGACCTAAGAAGAAACAGTCAGCTGGGATCAACAGTACAGAAAATAAGTCAGAGACAAAG CAAACTCGCAAACGGAACGAACATACTATACACTCCACTGTTTCCAAGCGACAGAGGCCTCGTTCTGGAAGGGAGTCAAAACCAATCCGTCGCAAGGATGATGACTTCCTCTACTATGGTACAAAAATTACCAAACCAACAGAGCCCCAAAAAAAGATACTTATCTCAAAAG ATTACATGTGCACTGAAGAAGATTATCCCATTTTCGAATACATCAAAACCTCACCGCAGAAGAAATTATTGGTGGACATGAATGATGCCCTCGTGAACAAAACCAACATGGAGTGCCTGCTATATCATCACAGATACGTGAATAGTGAC GTCGTAAATGCCTATGTATGTTGTCTACGGACTACGGACCATCTAGGTTACAGGGAAGGTGGAAAGGTCTACATAGAGAATGCATACATTACCGCCATgttcaaaagagataaaaaccTAGATATAAAAGGAGAACCGATAAAACATCGTCAATTCATAGCAAATCTGGCGTGCTGCTATCAGGACCATGATATG GTTTTCCTTCCCATTAATATTGTAAACGCACATTGGTACTTAGCGGTTATCAATGCCCCGGAGCGTCAAATACATGTATTGGACTCTAGTGGTCCTGGGAACCGTGACGACCTAACATATGTG CTTCAAGGACTGGAGAACTATTTAACATTCCAAGACGACGAAAATATATCAACCCAAAAGTGGAAGGACCTTCGAGTAACAACTTGGCCACTCACAGAACAAATACGCATTCCAATGCAGAAAGACGT AGCATCTTGCGGtcttttcatgctcaaattcatGGAACACTGGACAGGAACTAGACTGGATCACAATTTTACACAG GAGGAAATCAAGAAATTTAGGGAGCAATTACCGGTCCTGTTGGTCAAATCTCCCCTGAATGTTATCGATATAACCAAAGGCAATGCACCTAGCTCAAAAAGTGATGCACAAGAGggcgatgaagatgatggacTCTCTATAGATAAACCTATTCCTCCTACGTCTTAA